The following are from one region of the Corylus avellana chromosome ca1, CavTom2PMs-1.0 genome:
- the LOC132165830 gene encoding cysteine-rich receptor-like protein kinase 25, with translation MEKDDVVSAMVFLIIPLIMRPILASGDPVFTFCKTDSGNYTLNSPFESNLKLLLESLPSNTAVTGFYDNSTVEDPKVYAQALCRGDVNSTVCRDCTKNASQEILKQCKTEDAMIWFELCQVRYSMQNFFSLMIYTGKYPDQNYLEKNLSINPVRFDKVLTYLIDNISSEAAIDPSKRLFATGEIKFSRKETIYGLVQCTRGISESSCHNCLVDALGDLHACCDSRQGGIIVSANCNVRFQLYQFYNASSVFLTYPSSKGPKLKIWMVVVIACIPISVIAVVVGSCAVCHGRNKRTQRDDEKSQKTLLHELTSHTGVAITQDGELVSAEELSFMDLSTIVAATDNFSDSNKLGQGGFGTVYKGVLADGKEVAVKRLSRRSWQGLEELKNEVILIAKLQHRNLVKLLGCGIEGEEKLLVYEFMPNRSLDFFIFDSEKRIELNWKTCYNIIAGIARGLLYLHEDSRLKIIHRDLKPSNVLLDDEMEAKISDFGMARIFGENQYSANTRRIVGTYGYMAPEYAMEGLFSVKSDVFSFGVILLEIISGKKNSGFYLTEHAQTLLAYAWRLWNEGKELEFVDPLLMESCPTTEVLKCMHIGLLCVQEDPADRPTISYVLVLLGNESASLPHPKQPLFVVARVIQTDHIPTTNLSVNHLTVSSLSPR, from the exons ATGGAAAAAGATGATGTTGTTTCAGCTATGGTTTTCTTAATTATACCACTTATAATGCGCCCTATACTTGCCAGCGGAGATCCTGTCTTTACATTTTGTAAGACAGATTCCGGAAATTACACACTCAACAGCCCATTTGAAAGCAATCTCAAGCTTCTTCTTGAGTCATTGCCATCCAATACTGCGGTAACAGGTTTCTACGACAACTCTACTGTGGAGGACCCAAAAGTCTATGCTCAAGCACTTTGTAGAGGGGATGTCAACTCCACAGTTTGCCGGGATTGCACAAAGAATGCAAGCCAGGAAATCTTGAAGCAGTGCAAAACTGAAGATGCAATGATTTGGTTTGAACTCTGCCAAGTTCGCTACTCCATGCAGAATTTCTTTTCCTTGATGATTTATACTGGAAAGTATCCAGACCAGAATTATCTGGAGAAAAATCTATCAATTAATCCAGTTCGTTTTGATAAAGTATTAACCTACTTAATAGATAACATCTCAAGCGAGGCTGCGATTGATCCTTCGAAACGCCTGTTTGCAACAGGGGAAATTAAATTTTCCAGGAAGGAAACAATTTATGGTCTTGTACAATGTACTAGGGGCATCTCTGAAAGTTCCTGTCATAATTGTCTGGTGGATGCCTTGGGAGATCTTCATGCATGCTGCGATTCACGCCAAGGTGGAATTATTGTTAGTGCGAATTGTAATGTGAGGTTTCAGCTCTACCAATTCTACAACGCCTCAAGTGTGTTCTTAACCTACCCAAGTTCCAAAG GGCCTAAATTGAAGATTTGGATGGTTGTGGTGATTGCTTGTATCCCAATATCGGTTATAGCAGTTGTTGTTGGGTCTTGTGCTGTTTGTCATGGGAGGAACAAGAGAACACAAAGAG ATGATGAGAAAAGCCAGAAAACACTATTACATGAGCTGACGAGCCACACTGGAGTTGCCATTACACAAGATGGTGAATTGGTGAGTGCTGAAGAATTGTCCTTCATGGATCTATCGACAATAGTGGCAGCTACAGACAACTTTTCAGATTCAAATAAGCTCGGACAAGGTGGCTTTGGCACGGTCTACAAG GGTGTGCTGGCAGATGGTAAGGAAGTAGCAGTCAAAAGATTGTCAAGGAGGTCATGGCAAGGCTTAGAGGAACTTAAAAATGAGGTCATACTTATTGCAAAACTTCAACACCGAAACCTTGTAAAGCTCTTGGGATGTGGCATAGAGGGAGAGGAAAAGCTGCTTGTCTATGAATTTATGCCCAATAGAAGCCTTGACTTCTTTATCTTTG ATTCAGAAAAACGCATTGAGCTTAATTGGAAGACATGCTATAACATTATTGCTGGTATTGCTAGAGGACTTCTTTACCTTCATGAGGACTCCCGTCTTAAAATCATTCACCGGGATCTAAAGCCTAGCAATGTATTGTTGGACGATGAAATGGAAgccaaaatatcagattttggaaTGGCTAGGATCTTTGGTGAAAACCAATACTCGGCTAACACTCGAAGAATTGTTGGAACATA TGGATACATGGCTCCCGAATATGCAATGGAGGGACTATTTTCTGTAAAATCTGATGTCTTTAGCTTTGGAGTGATATTACTTGAGATTATTAGCGGGAAGAAAAATAGCGGCTTCTACCTCACGGAGCATGCCCAGACACTGCTTGCATAT GCATGGAGACTATGGAATGAAGGAAAAGAATTGGAATTTGTAGACCCTTTGTTGATGGAGTCGTGCCCGACAACAGAAGTTTTAAAGTGCATGCATATTGGGCTTTTGTGTGTGCAAGAGGATCCAGCAGATAGACCCACGATCTCATATGTGCTTGTTCTGTTGGGAAACGAATCAGCATCTCTTCCTCACCCAAAACAACCTTTATTTGTTGTGGCTCGAGTCATTCAGACTGATCACATTCCCACAACTAATCTTTCTGTAAATCACCTTACTGTTTCCAGTCTTTCACCTCGATGA